DNA from Leptospira mayottensis 200901116:
GTTCCTGTTCCGGAATCAAAGGTTTATATTTCTTTTTAAAAAGGGAAGGTGGAATAACCACGAATGCAAGATCCACTTCCTCTACGGATTGAAGCCATTTAAAAACGGATTCCTCTTCCTCTTCTATGAGCGCAAATTTTTTATAATCTTCAAATCCGAGCAAACCTTCCGGAAAGGAAAGAATTTGTTTTTCCGATATTTGTATTTTTCCAAACGGTTTTGTTTGAATCTCGATTCCCATTCTAAATTTTTACCTTCGAATTTCCCTTCTGAACATTTTACGGCGGATCATCGTAACCAAATTAACTTTAAATATAGAATCAAAGTTATAAGGTTCTTACTCATTTTTGATTATCTTAAAAAATCCATCAATGTCGGTTTAATAATTTTCGATCCGACGTTAAGAGCATACTGATGCACCGTTTCCAGCCACTTCATATTCATAATGGCTTCTGGAAAATCGATCCCTTCGTTTTTGGAAAGAAGTTCCGTCATGTAAGATTTATCAAAGTCAACTCTTTGAGCGTGTTCTTCCATTCGATTCATTCTAGCACCTACGACCGAACGATAACGAAGAATATTTTCCATCGCCAAATCCAAATCCTGAAGATCACGTCCAGAAATTCTTTCCTGATCTTTTTGAATGAGATCGTTTCTGAATTGAATCATTACATCGAACACGGAAAGGCCGGTTACAGTAGCAGATTTTGAATAATTATTCGGAGGCTCGGAAGTTGCAGAATCCACAAGACCGATGTCCCTTAATATCGTTCCTCCTTCTATATCCTCCATCCAAATTTGATGCGGGGCCGTCGAACTCAAACTGATGTTATCTTGAGCGAGCTTGTTTGCTTTCACTTCCAAAGGAGAGTTATTGATCTTGTCGATGATATCATCAATCGTATCCCCAGCCGAAACGTGAATTTCAATTCCGTCGATTTTAAATTTTTGATCCGAAGAAGTCACATAACCGGAATTATCTACCTTACTCGTAATACTCATATTCGTTCCCCAGAAAACTTTGTTCCCTGGTATCGTTACGGGAATATATTCTCCCTTTTCAATCTCTCTCAGTTGTTCCCCAATATCACCTCGATACTCGACGCCGATATATTGGTTCTTTAATTCGATTCCTTGAAGACCTTTGATCTTGGATTCTATCGGTTCGAATGGAGGTCTTTCAATCACATGACCGCCGAATAAGGGACGACCGGTTGCATCTCTCGTGTTCGCAATATCTACCAAGGCTCTTAATATTTCATCGATCTCTTTTCCAATCGCGACCTCAAGTTCAAAACCTTTATCACCTTGATAGATACCGTTTGAAGCTTGAACCGCCAATACTCTTGCTCTTTGAAACAAGGAACCGATACGATCCAATTCTCCGTCGATTTGCTGAAGGCGAGAATTTCCGTCGTCGATATTTCTTTGAAACGTTTCAAGTTCATTTAGTCTAGAACGAAAAAACATCTGATTTGTAGCACGACCAGGTTCATCGGAAGGAAGACGAATTCTCTGTCCTGTAGAAAGTTGATTTTGAGTTTCGTCCATGTTGAGTTGATGTCTGTTCAAATTATGAATCAGACTGTTGTTCTGCATCATGTTCGTTATACGCATCATAAAATTCTCTCCTTACCCGCTTATATTATCGCGAGATTAAACGCCTAATCGATTGATGATCGTATCTAGAATTTCGTTCATAGTATTGATCATTTTTGCGGACGCATTGTAAGAATGCTGGAATTGGACCATATTGGCCATTTCTTCGTCCAAGTTGACGCCCATAACCGACTGTCTCATGTTTTCAAGTTCGGTCATGAGATCATTTTGAATTCCGAATTCTTGTTTTGCTTCTCTCGCTTCCGTTCCCAATTTTGAGATGAGAGTATTGTAGAAATCATCGGTCGTTTTAGAGTAATCAACCATAACCGGACTATTTCTCAAAGCGGATGCGACCATCAAAGCGTTTCTTCCGTCCTTATGACCGCCAGGCGAATTATAATCTCCGGTTCCGCCCACATCCTTACCTCGAGCCGCCGCGATGTTTGCAACATTATTCGCAATTGAATCCGCCACCCTAAAATGGGAAGAAGGATGAAAGTGAGGAGTTAGAGTGATGTCTTCGGAGCGTGCTTGTAACTTGTTGATTTCCCCGAGACGTTTATAGTCGTAAGCGCCGGAAGGACCAGACGCCATTAAGATACCGGCCATTCCCACAAGAAGATCTCCCGAATCTTCCAAATGTCTGAGTATAAAATTCTTATTGGGATGATCATCAGCAACCGTTGCCTTCAAAGCCAACTGGTTATCGTGATTCATATAAGCCACAACGCCAGAACGAGAGGCATTGATCTTCTTAATGATTCCGTTTAACGTATCATTGGAAGAATAAGGAATCAACACAGGAGCTTCTTTAACATTCGATTGATTGAAACTGATCGTTCCGTTGATTCCGATCGGCCTATCGGGATCAATTGTATTTCTACCGGTGACTCTAAAAATCGCAGTGATATCGTTTTGCCCATCTCCATTGGAATCGTATTCCCCAAATGTGTTAATAGATAAAGAGCGAATATTAAAGAAAGCTTGATTTGTATTTCCGTTAATCCCGAATCCGTCTTTGTGGATTTCGTTCACAGCGTCCATTACGTTGATGGAAAGCGAATCTACTTGATCAATCTTCTCACGAATGATTTTATCACGCACCTCAATCAGACCCTGCAACCTTCCTTTTCTCAAAAGAACCGGATCTCCTGTCGCGGACCAATACAGATCTAAAAGTCCGTCTTTGGAAGGATTCCCTATAATATCGATCTTGTTTGCCTTATTACCTTGAACGAGAATTTGCTGACCGATAAAAACCATCAGTTCATCCTCGTCGGAACGGCCAATAGTAACATCAACTAAGGAAGAAAGTTCTTGCAAAAGCGCATCTCGTTTGTCGTAGAGATCGTTCGGTTTATCACCCAAGGCTTCCGACTTACCAATTCTCTCGTTCAAAGTACGAATATTTTCGGCAATCGTATTCATGTGATACGCTTTGGTTTCAATTTCACGATTTGCCTGATCTTGTAGTTGTGCTAGCTTACGATACACGTCTTCGGTTCTACTTCCAAGTCCGTTCGCTTTTTCAAGGACGACAGAACGATGCGCGTTATCTTCGGGATAATTTGCCAAATCTTCCCAAGAAGACCAAAACTTATCCATTAAAGTTCTAAGAGTGGTTCCGTTGGGTTCATTAAAAACAGTCTCTAATTGATATAGATATTCGTTACGTGCCGCCCAATAATCCTTATTCCCTGAAGTTTCTATGATTCTATCGTCGATAAAGTTATCCCGAATTCTCTCGATCGAAGCAATTTCAACTCCCTGTCCGATTTGTCCGGGAAGGTTGGCACGATTCAAAGAAGGATCATATAACGGATCCATCGCGGTCATCGTAACTCTTTGCCTCGCATAATGCTTGTTATCTGCATTGGAAATATTATGACCCGTGGTTTGAAGCGCCTGCTGATGTGCGGATAAACCCCGCTTTCCGATTTCAAGTCCTGAAAATGTGGAACCCATAACTCCCTCCTGTTACGAAAATGCCGATTGATCTAGGCCGACGCATTAAGCATCAAAGCTTGCCTTTTAGTTTGTTTGCGTTCCGGATCTTTCCCCGAACCGTACGTGTTTATACCGGATTCCGTCGCTTTTTCTTTCATTGCGTCGATCGTCTTAGAAAGAATCTCTTGGCGAGTCAGGATTAATTTTTCATTGGATTTAATTTTTTCTTTTAAACGATGTAGTACAGATTTTAGTGAAGAGCCATATTCTTTTAATTTAAAATTGGAATCTCTATCGAGCCTGTTTAAAAAATCGGATAACGTAAGTATTCCAGTCTCAGGAAAAGCGAAGTTTTTAGAACGATATACATCTTCGATCGATTTCATTCTGACCCTTTCGATTTCAGCGGCCATCACAAGCAATTCATATGTTTTTTTAGTAATCGCTTCAAGAGATTTTCCGTCGGCTTTAACGACTGCGATCGATTTTCGAGTTTCTAATTCCAGAACATCCGTATAAAGGTTAATCTCGTCCTGAAAAAGTTTCGTAAGTTGTCCCAACCATTCCTCTTGTTTCATCGTTTTATCCGTTTCCCGCTATCAAAGATCGGTAAAACTGAAAATTTGCTTAGGTAATTTTCAAAGAAAATAGAAGAATAGGTTCAAGACATAAAAGAGATTTGAATTACGTTCTTTATGTTTTCGATCCTAAGATTTGGATCTTGCGGTAAATTTAGAACTCGTCTCAAAATCTTTGTAAAAATCACGACCACGCTCTCTAAACCAATAGCAGTTCCCGCAGATTACGTCTCTTTGCAGAATTTATGGGCTTTCGAACCGGGTATCATTGCTTAATTGCCGCGTCCTAAAGTTTTAAGACAAACTCTTAGTTTTTCAAATTACGTAAACGACCGGATGCTTTATCTATAAAACATATCATAAAAAGAAAAATTCTCTTCCCACTCCGAACATTCGTTTTTCGCTTAAAGTTCGACGTTTCCTTTTCATACGTTTATTTTTTCATAAAATAAAATGCGGAAACCTATATTTCAAGGTTTGAGTATAACATTACAATTGCACTTTAACTTTGATTGTTTGAAACGCGGTATCCCATAAATTACGTTTCTTGAGTAGTATAAACTTTTTCATCGTTAAATTTCCATAGAGTACTACATTTTAAGATTTAGAGTAAGTTGTTTAACATAAACACCATAAAGTCTAAAAAGTAAGTTTATAACTTATTTCCAAATCGTTTTTAGATTGTACTTATTGAACATTTCTAAAATTATAGCAGGATACGATGCAAAAATATTTTAGAATTTTTTATTTTATTTTTTTAACTCAGTTTTTAAATACTGAAACGATCTTTCCCAAAGATAAACCCGGAACCAAAACAAAAGAAATAAAACTTACAGATACGGCCCATCACGATTTCAAGAAAGAAAATCACAAATTTGAAATCATCAAAAAGAAAGAAGCACTCTTTTTCTTTTCCATTCAAACCAGAAAGTTCGCACAAGGTGAACTGCTATTTCTCAAGCTTGTTCCAAAAAAAATGGTTTTTTCCAAATTGGATAGAATCAAAATTATTTGGGAAAAAAAAGAAATTCCCCACACAATAAGTAATTTCATTCTATACGCATGGATTCCCATTCCCCCCGAATTTTCTAAGAAGAACGGTATCCTAGAAATTCAAAATAAGAATCTTTTTAGAAAAAATGACTATAAAGAATACGAAATTCCCATTCACAAAACGAACTTTTCTGAAACAAAAATTTCTTCCCTAATGATCGATAAAAAATACACCTCGCAGGAGCTTTCCCAAGAAACTTTGAATTTTATTGCCGCTTGCTCTCAAGCAAAGGCCGAAGCATTTCAATCAAAAACCGATTTACAGATCGTATCCGATTTCGTTTACCCAGTTCAGGAAGTTCACTTTACAAGTCCGTTTTATAAAAGACGTATTTATAACAAAACTAAAGGAAAACCTCATGGCGGAGTTGACTTCAAAGGTACAGTGGGAACCCCGATTTACGCGATCAACGATGGAACGGTAATTTTGTCCAGACCGATGTATTACGAAGGGAACCTTACCATAATTGATCATGGCTTGGAAGTTTATTCTTTATACATGCATCAATCCGAATCAAACGTAAAAGTAGGCGACAAAGTAAAAAAAGGAAGTCAGATCGGCAAAGTGGGTTCCACAGGAATGTCCACAGGCCCACACCTTCATTTAGGTCTGCGAGTTCAAGGAACGATGGTAGATCCACTTTCTGTAATCGGTCAAAAATTTTTTGATTAATTTTTAAGAATATTCTCAAATTATTACGCAATAAATTGAAAAGAATTTTAATGAGAAGTCGTAATTAGACACAAACCCTAAAATACTTTTCGACCGAAAAAATTTTTATTACTCAGAACTATAAAGAGTTTCTCTCAAAACCTGAGAATTACTTATTTTTGAACCTTCAATCAAATGTGGTAGTGCTACATTTTTGCGGGACTAAAACGTTTTAAAAATTATATGTTAAAAATTTATTATATAAAAATTATCTAACTGATTTTATATAATAAAACGAATTTTCAGACAAATTTCTTTCCTATTCATTCATATAAAAAACAAATACTTAAATGTTCATTAGAAAGTGCCGTTTAACGTAAGTTGGATAGAATCCGATGCAAAAGCGATTGAAGTCTAAATTATTGGATTGATTACTTTATTAGAGTTGTTGAAAAATTAATTCTCCATCTGCTTCCATTGTACTGAAATGAATAATGAAGCAGTTTTGCTAATCTCTAGTATAAAATTTTTCAACAACTCTATTATATAGCCCTGAGTAAAATCCAAAAATAAAATCAAAATTGAATCGTAATTGAAACGCGGACTTTTTGGTTCACTGTGATTTTTTCTTTTTTACGGACATCTGCTTTTAAAGGTAGAACATACTTTATAGAATTTTTTTCAGGGAAAATAGAAGTATTCCAACTTGTAATACCAATTTTAGCTATAACTGGAATCATCCCCCAATGTCTATGCGTTTTATCTAATATAGTTCGTATTTCTTTGGAAGCCTTAACGGATAAGGTCAAAAAATGCCATCCTCCTTTACCCGGATAAATCCAAACAGTTGCTTGAAATTGAATTGTAACTGAATTCAAATTTGTTTATATACCTTTACAGATTGAATTTTGTTTAACTTTTTCAAATTTTAAAAAATAAACTGCGTTTGATAGTTTTTTATATTAGAGTCATTGAAAAATTAATTTTCTTTTATTTTCTTATTAAAACGAATAGGGAAAATCCTTTGCAAACATGAATTTTTTCAAGAACTCTATTGTAAAAAGATATTTATAAATGAAATTCTAAATTTAAAGCCCGTCCATCCTTGCCGAAAGGTCGACAAAAATAATACGCTGAATTTTATAAAATGTGGAAACTCGTATAAAAGCAATAACAAGAAAGGAATTCCCAAAAGACGTAAATTACACAGTGTGACATAGTTTGTAGGAATATCATGTTTCAGTAAAACT
Protein-coding regions in this window:
- the fliW gene encoding flagellar assembly protein FliW, which gives rise to MGIEIQTKPFGKIQISEKQILSFPEGLLGFEDYKKFALIEEEEESVFKWLQSVEEVDLAFVVIPPSLFKKKYKPLIPEQELQGIGITEIEDGLMLVIVTVPGEDPALMTANMQGPILINKETLLGKQFISRNESHSVREKILASAAVEMD
- a CDS encoding flagellar hook-associated protein 3, translated to MRITNMMQNNSLIHNLNRHQLNMDETQNQLSTGQRIRLPSDEPGRATNQMFFRSRLNELETFQRNIDDGNSRLQQIDGELDRIGSLFQRARVLAVQASNGIYQGDKGFELEVAIGKEIDEILRALVDIANTRDATGRPLFGGHVIERPPFEPIESKIKGLQGIELKNQYIGVEYRGDIGEQLREIEKGEYIPVTIPGNKVFWGTNMSITSKVDNSGYVTSSDQKFKIDGIEIHVSAGDTIDDIIDKINNSPLEVKANKLAQDNISLSSTAPHQIWMEDIEGGTILRDIGLVDSATSEPPNNYSKSATVTGLSVFDVMIQFRNDLIQKDQERISGRDLQDLDLAMENILRYRSVVGARMNRMEEHAQRVDFDKSYMTELLSKNEGIDFPEAIMNMKWLETVHQYALNVGSKIIKPTLMDFLR
- the flgK gene encoding flagellar hook-associated protein FlgK; this encodes MGSTFSGLEIGKRGLSAHQQALQTTGHNISNADNKHYARQRVTMTAMDPLYDPSLNRANLPGQIGQGVEIASIERIRDNFIDDRIIETSGNKDYWAARNEYLYQLETVFNEPNGTTLRTLMDKFWSSWEDLANYPEDNAHRSVVLEKANGLGSRTEDVYRKLAQLQDQANREIETKAYHMNTIAENIRTLNERIGKSEALGDKPNDLYDKRDALLQELSSLVDVTIGRSDEDELMVFIGQQILVQGNKANKIDIIGNPSKDGLLDLYWSATGDPVLLRKGRLQGLIEVRDKIIREKIDQVDSLSINVMDAVNEIHKDGFGINGNTNQAFFNIRSLSINTFGEYDSNGDGQNDITAIFRVTGRNTIDPDRPIGINGTISFNQSNVKEAPVLIPYSSNDTLNGIIKKINASRSGVVAYMNHDNQLALKATVADDHPNKNFILRHLEDSGDLLVGMAGILMASGPSGAYDYKRLGEINKLQARSEDITLTPHFHPSSHFRVADSIANNVANIAAARGKDVGGTGDYNSPGGHKDGRNALMVASALRNSPVMVDYSKTTDDFYNTLISKLGTEAREAKQEFGIQNDLMTELENMRQSVMGVNLDEEMANMVQFQHSYNASAKMINTMNEILDTIINRLGV
- a CDS encoding flagellar protein FlgN, translated to MKQEEWLGQLTKLFQDEINLYTDVLELETRKSIAVVKADGKSLEAITKKTYELLVMAAEIERVRMKSIEDVYRSKNFAFPETGILTLSDFLNRLDRDSNFKLKEYGSSLKSVLHRLKEKIKSNEKLILTRQEILSKTIDAMKEKATESGINTYGSGKDPERKQTKRQALMLNASA
- a CDS encoding M23 family metallopeptidase encodes the protein MQKYFRIFYFIFLTQFLNTETIFPKDKPGTKTKEIKLTDTAHHDFKKENHKFEIIKKKEALFFFSIQTRKFAQGELLFLKLVPKKMVFSKLDRIKIIWEKKEIPHTISNFILYAWIPIPPEFSKKNGILEIQNKNLFRKNDYKEYEIPIHKTNFSETKISSLMIDKKYTSQELSQETLNFIAACSQAKAEAFQSKTDLQIVSDFVYPVQEVHFTSPFYKRRIYNKTKGKPHGGVDFKGTVGTPIYAINDGTVILSRPMYYEGNLTIIDHGLEVYSLYMHQSESNVKVGDKVKKGSQIGKVGSTGMSTGPHLHLGLRVQGTMVDPLSVIGQKFFD
- a CDS encoding DUF1905 domain-containing protein, whose product is MNSVTIQFQATVWIYPGKGGWHFLTLSVKASKEIRTILDKTHRHWGMIPVIAKIGITSWNTSIFPEKNSIKYVLPLKADVRKKEKITVNQKVRVSITIQF